From Candidatus Micropelagos thuwalensis, the proteins below share one genomic window:
- a CDS encoding FAD-binding oxidoreductase has translation MTKIKKTISDIIGKNNWIDGKDAQKYYRDWLNINGTIPMGVAFPANTNDVSEIVKVCSHENIEIIPQGGNTGLVGASVPSQGKSIIVSFEKMHKIIKLDVDSGLMVVEAGVILADVHAALNETNLEFPMHLGSEGSARIGGLVATNAGGNQAFRFGMMTDLVLGLEVVLPDGQVFEGVREVQKDNSGYQLRSLFCGSEGTLGLITKVVLKLVPKSTNVETGLVGFKDLNTAVKFCRDFSCQFHNFLMAIEFFTDFGVDLILKLSTDNDFPVKDRASIYVLFELGATSSLLDIRKPLIDYLSSNLVSSELVDCIVANSESQRRKIWFFREEQPEGQRLIGEQIKNDISVPIGSIEEFITRAIKICSEVNPNLRINYFGHMGDGNIHFNISPPEGNAAFTEKERGLSQKIAALANEMNGSFAAEHGIGRTKKVIYNELRGEAERDLRLKIKKSIDNQNIFNKGVIN, from the coding sequence ATGACGAAAATAAAGAAAACGATTTCAGACATTATAGGTAAGAATAATTGGATTGATGGTAAAGATGCTCAAAAATACTATCGCGACTGGCTAAATATTAATGGCACCATTCCAATGGGTGTTGCTTTTCCTGCCAACACAAATGATGTTTCTGAAATTGTGAAGGTTTGCTCTCATGAAAATATAGAAATTATCCCCCAAGGAGGAAATACAGGTCTTGTGGGAGCCTCGGTGCCTAGTCAGGGTAAATCCATTATCGTTTCATTTGAAAAGATGCATAAAATAATCAAATTGGATGTGGACAGTGGTCTAATGGTCGTCGAGGCTGGTGTAATTTTAGCTGATGTTCATGCAGCTTTAAACGAGACAAATTTAGAATTCCCTATGCACCTAGGGTCTGAGGGGTCTGCTAGAATTGGAGGTCTAGTTGCAACGAATGCTGGTGGTAATCAGGCGTTTAGGTTCGGTATGATGACTGATTTGGTTTTAGGCCTGGAAGTTGTTTTGCCAGACGGGCAGGTGTTTGAAGGTGTCAGGGAGGTTCAAAAAGATAATTCAGGGTATCAACTGAGGTCTCTTTTTTGTGGGTCTGAGGGTACGCTAGGACTGATAACCAAAGTAGTTTTAAAATTAGTGCCAAAATCCACAAATGTTGAAACTGGCCTTGTAGGATTTAAAGATCTAAACACAGCAGTTAAATTTTGCCGTGATTTTAGTTGTCAGTTTCATAATTTTTTGATGGCAATTGAGTTTTTTACTGATTTTGGTGTTGATCTGATTTTAAAACTTTCAACTGATAATGATTTTCCCGTAAAGGACAGAGCATCAATTTATGTTTTGTTTGAATTGGGTGCTACATCATCACTTCTGGATATACGTAAGCCTCTGATTGATTACTTATCAAGCAATCTAGTTTCCTCAGAATTGGTAGATTGTATTGTAGCAAATTCAGAGTCACAGAGACGTAAAATATGGTTTTTTAGAGAAGAGCAGCCTGAAGGACAGAGATTAATAGGGGAGCAGATAAAAAACGATATATCCGTTCCCATTGGTTCAATAGAAGAATTTATTACTCGCGCTATTAAAATTTGTTCTGAAGTAAACCCAAATTTGCGAATAAATTATTTTGGGCATATGGGGGATGGAAATATTCACTTTAATATATCTCCACCTGAAGGTAATGCTGCTTTCACAGAGAAAGAAAGAGGACTCAGCCAAAAAATTGCCGCATTAGCAAACGAAATGAATGGTAGCTTTGCTGCAGAGCACGGAATTGGGCGGACCAAAAAAGTTATCTACAATGAACTAAGGGGGGAAGCAGAAAGAGATTTACGGTTAAAAATTAAAAAGTCTATTGATAATCAAAATATATTTAATAAAGGTGTTATCAATTAA
- a CDS encoding SLBB domain-containing protein, protein MNFFSIGIVSDTLAQTRDQKELAQSLGFDIDDLKGGFEDKETGIGREMEDFTIELPDKKDKEDLRTYLGFRGDLSRFGEELFSSERGEFKIADDAQAPDDYLLGLGDQIIIQYYGAESVSYTIEIDRNGSILLPKVGPINLNGLKLYEAQELIRNRVNSQLVGVNATVTIGKTKFINIFIAGNVEAPGVYSMPALSRVTHALYLAGGITELGTYRNIQVKRGGKLVGKVDLYDFLINGDNSSDINLRSNDVILVGESNKNLQITGAVKRPGIFELKGGDDAKAIISYAGGMAPGADIEAVIYSSLISDSPNKILNFSQNEKFSFFDGDAIHFNFKATSYTKVNKSNYVMNKASAIRVNIQGEVNYPGTYLMAAGERISDLMARAGGPTEASFLHGAVFTREKVRQREAFRARELAEEVRRQVVSSSQTQSTNQLDVEDVEFITEQLETYSGIGRVIIDLPRALAGRNDANLVLSDGDALYIPERSNTITVFGEVRRQSSYVYNSQFEIEDYLTLAAGITQLADEDNIYIVKANGNVAQPKGGWFRYGSDKLLSEGDTIIVPVDYDYRQSLPFWRDVISIVYQGAVAIAAISGL, encoded by the coding sequence TTGAATTTTTTTTCAATAGGTATTGTCTCTGATACCCTTGCACAAACAAGAGATCAAAAGGAACTTGCTCAAAGTCTGGGGTTTGATATTGACGATTTAAAGGGAGGTTTTGAAGATAAAGAAACCGGTATCGGCCGGGAGATGGAAGATTTTACCATCGAGTTGCCTGATAAAAAAGATAAAGAGGATTTAAGAACTTACCTGGGCTTCCGAGGAGATTTGTCACGATTTGGGGAGGAGCTTTTTTCTTCCGAGAGGGGGGAGTTCAAGATTGCAGATGATGCTCAGGCCCCCGATGATTATCTTTTGGGGTTGGGTGATCAAATTATCATTCAATATTATGGTGCTGAAAGCGTAAGCTATACAATTGAAATTGACAGAAACGGGTCAATCTTACTGCCAAAAGTTGGGCCGATTAATCTTAATGGTCTGAAGTTATATGAGGCGCAAGAACTCATACGTAACCGTGTAAACTCCCAACTGGTTGGCGTTAATGCGACGGTTACAATTGGCAAAACAAAATTCATCAATATTTTTATTGCAGGCAATGTTGAGGCACCTGGTGTTTACTCAATGCCGGCCCTCTCGAGAGTTACGCATGCCCTCTATCTGGCTGGTGGCATTACTGAACTAGGTACCTACAGGAATATTCAGGTCAAGAGGGGGGGGAAGCTCGTTGGTAAAGTCGATCTGTATGATTTTCTCATTAATGGGGACAATTCTTCCGACATTAATTTGAGGTCAAATGATGTCATTTTGGTCGGGGAGTCGAATAAAAATTTACAAATAACCGGTGCGGTCAAACGTCCAGGAATTTTTGAGCTTAAGGGCGGCGATGATGCAAAGGCGATAATCTCCTATGCGGGGGGGATGGCGCCAGGGGCAGATATCGAGGCTGTTATTTATTCATCACTGATTTCCGATTCACCGAATAAAATTTTAAATTTTAGTCAAAACGAAAAGTTTAGTTTTTTTGATGGTGACGCCATCCACTTCAATTTTAAGGCTACGTCATACACTAAGGTGAATAAATCAAATTATGTAATGAATAAAGCCTCTGCTATCCGTGTAAATATTCAAGGTGAAGTGAATTATCCTGGTACTTATCTAATGGCTGCTGGTGAGCGCATTAGTGACCTTATGGCACGTGCTGGTGGTCCGACGGAAGCCTCTTTTCTGCATGGGGCTGTTTTTACACGTGAGAAAGTTCGCCAAAGAGAAGCTTTTAGGGCCAGAGAATTGGCTGAGGAAGTGCGGCGGCAAGTTGTTAGTTCCTCTCAAACCCAGTCAACTAATCAGCTGGATGTCGAAGATGTTGAATTCATTACTGAACAGCTTGAAACTTACTCAGGAATAGGGCGTGTTATTATTGATTTGCCACGCGCATTGGCAGGAAGGAATGATGCTAATTTAGTTCTTTCAGATGGGGATGCGCTTTATATTCCTGAAAGAAGTAATACGATAACCGTTTTTGGAGAGGTAAGGCGTCAAAGTTCATATGTCTATAATTCGCAATTTGAAATCGAAGATTACTTAACGTTGGCTGCTGGTATAACGCAACTGGCCGATGAAGATAATATTTATATCGTCAAGGCCAATGGTAATGTAGCACAACCCAAGGGCGGCTGGTTTAGATATGGTTCGGACAAGCTTTTAAGTGAAGGTGATACCATTATTGTACCAGTGGATTATGACTATCGTCAGTCTTTGCCATTCTGGAGAGATGTGATTTCTATTGTTTATCAAGGGGCAGTCGCGATTGCTGCTATCAGTGGGTTGTAG
- a CDS encoding nucleotide sugar dehydrogenase, with product MADTKITIVGSGYVGMSLAVLLAKNNDVIVLDIDSFRVEQINKGLSTVVDNEIEKTLKDTKLSLVATTDKSEAYSDSDYIVIATPTDYDTETNYFDTSSVETVIADALEYNNKALIIIKSTVPVGFTAQMKNKFVTERIVFSPEFLREGRALYDNLYPSRVIIGGECPDGKFFAKLLCDAALKTDIETLYMRPTEAEAVKLFSNTYLAMRVSFFNELDSYALAHNLDTKSIIEGVSLDNRIGQQYNNPSFGYGGYCLPKDTKQLLANYEHVPQNLIQAIVTSNTTRKDFIADRILAQSPKTVGIYRLAMKKGSDNFRSSAVQGIMKRIKAKGIEVIIYDPLLEADKFFNSEVVVDLVDFKSRSEIIIANRRFDELSDVSHKIFTRDIFGID from the coding sequence ATGGCTGATACCAAAATAACAATTGTTGGCTCTGGATATGTGGGAATGTCATTAGCTGTATTACTTGCAAAGAATAATGATGTCATAGTATTAGATATTGATAGCTTTCGTGTAGAGCAAATTAACAAAGGGTTATCAACAGTTGTCGATAATGAAATTGAAAAAACTCTTAAAGACACAAAATTATCTTTAGTTGCGACAACAGATAAGTCTGAGGCATATTCAGATTCTGACTATATTGTGATTGCAACACCTACAGACTATGACACAGAGACAAATTATTTTGATACGAGTTCTGTTGAGACGGTTATTGCGGACGCGCTTGAATATAACAATAAGGCTCTAATCATTATTAAGTCTACTGTTCCAGTGGGTTTTACAGCGCAGATGAAAAATAAATTCGTTACAGAGCGCATTGTTTTCTCACCCGAGTTCTTGCGTGAAGGTCGCGCCCTCTACGATAATCTTTACCCTTCAAGAGTTATTATTGGTGGTGAATGTCCAGATGGAAAATTTTTTGCGAAACTTCTGTGCGACGCAGCATTAAAAACCGATATTGAAACCCTATATATGCGCCCTACTGAAGCGGAGGCAGTGAAACTATTCTCAAACACCTATCTTGCAATGCGAGTTTCATTTTTCAACGAGTTAGATAGCTACGCATTGGCGCATAATCTTGATACTAAGTCTATAATTGAAGGTGTTTCATTAGATAACAGAATTGGTCAACAATATAATAATCCTAGTTTTGGCTATGGTGGCTATTGTTTACCAAAAGATACGAAGCAATTACTGGCAAATTATGAACATGTTCCTCAAAACTTAATCCAAGCGATTGTCACGTCTAATACAACCCGAAAAGATTTCATTGCTGATAGAATTCTTGCTCAAAGCCCAAAAACTGTTGGGATATATCGCCTCGCCATGAAAAAGGGTTCTGATAATTTTCGATCATCTGCTGTGCAGGGTATTATGAAGCGTATTAAGGCTAAGGGTATAGAAGTTATTATTTACGATCCATTACTCGAGGCTGATAAATTCTTTAATTCTGAGGTAGTAGTAGATTTAGTAGATTTTAAATCTCGATCTGAAATAATTATCGCCAACCGCCGATTTGATGAACTGAGTGACGTTTCACATAAAATTTTCACAAGAGATATTTTTGGCATTGACTAA
- a CDS encoding NAD-dependent epimerase/dehydratase family protein, with protein MTEISQNSSITILVTGASGFIGRQLIETLSQSTANYKVIALVRDSNQFDSSFNVIKGNINIIDDRINKILHKVDVIVHAAGVSKTPFLMGRTKKHEIFQTNCNATIALANSAIEAGVSRFIFLSSAKVFGEAEINKQPFKILDKPQPATFYAHTKRQAEKKLIALSKTTAMTIHIIRPPLVIGKPGNMKKGLLDKILSLGIPMPIAGFKENLRSYVKVDTLCEGIQSLILDNSKKSTIRVFKEKKDISTSEIFELIANQSGHSLRSFCFPPIIIKIFCRLLFLKKLEQSLLGNLRFKDDSSNELI; from the coding sequence ATGACTGAAATCAGCCAAAACTCATCAATCACAATACTTGTTACTGGTGCTTCAGGGTTTATTGGGCGACAGCTTATCGAAACTCTTTCTCAGAGCACTGCGAATTACAAAGTCATAGCCTTAGTTCGAGATTCCAATCAATTTGACTCAAGCTTTAATGTAATTAAAGGAAACATTAATATTATTGATGATAGGATTAACAAAATTCTTCATAAGGTTGATGTTATCGTTCATGCAGCAGGGGTTTCTAAAACTCCTTTTTTAATGGGACGAACAAAAAAACACGAAATTTTCCAGACAAATTGTAACGCTACAATCGCTCTTGCCAATTCTGCAATTGAAGCTGGGGTCAGCAGGTTTATTTTCTTGAGTAGCGCTAAGGTATTTGGTGAAGCAGAAATTAATAAACAGCCATTTAAAATTCTTGATAAACCTCAACCAGCAACATTTTATGCACATACAAAAAGACAAGCTGAAAAAAAATTGATTGCATTAAGCAAAACCACTGCAATGACAATCCATATAATCAGGCCACCATTAGTAATTGGTAAGCCTGGAAATATGAAAAAGGGACTTCTTGATAAAATACTATCTTTGGGAATTCCGATGCCCATAGCAGGATTTAAAGAAAATTTAAGAAGCTATGTTAAAGTTGACACGCTGTGTGAGGGTATTCAGAGTCTGATATTGGATAATTCTAAAAAATCGACAATTAGAGTTTTCAAGGAAAAAAAAGATATTTCAACATCAGAAATTTTTGAGCTTATCGCAAATCAATCTGGTCACAGTTTACGATCTTTTTGCTTTCCGCCTATAATTATTAAAATTTTTTGTCGTTTATTATTTTTAAAAAAATTAGAGCAGAGTCTTTTGGGAAATCTTAGGTTTAAAGATGATAGTTCTAACGAGTTAATTTGA
- a CDS encoding MipA/OmpV family protein — protein MKRFFLLVAVSCFPHVSHATENESISEDSLILGAGLGVASLPHYPGSDENDDYFLPVPYIDFRSDRLSVNDKGVHAELINTNIIQLDFDITGSFPVSSDDNTARNGMPDLGFFVEIGPEVSLRLIQKQNYYISLDIPVRASFELLGEDEAFDDKFVQDAGYLVEPRVHYEAKNGNLFYDFDIGIIWASEAYQSKFFSVNQEFVTTDRAFYKARSGLLGHRLSSTIKYETDKWLILSYVKYIDLSKGKNELSPLIKKDDYLLGGIGFVRKFKIW, from the coding sequence ATGAAAAGGTTTTTCTTATTGGTAGCAGTTTCATGCTTTCCACACGTCAGTCATGCAACGGAAAATGAGAGCATCAGCGAGGACTCGCTGATCTTAGGTGCTGGGCTGGGCGTCGCCTCTTTACCTCATTATCCCGGATCAGATGAGAATGATGATTATTTCCTGCCAGTGCCTTACATCGACTTTAGGTCTGACCGACTGAGCGTCAATGATAAAGGCGTACATGCGGAATTGATTAATACCAATATCATTCAGCTTGATTTTGATATTACCGGTTCTTTTCCGGTATCCAGTGATGATAATACCGCGCGTAATGGTATGCCTGATTTGGGGTTTTTTGTCGAAATAGGTCCTGAAGTTAGCCTCAGGCTCATTCAGAAACAAAATTATTACATTAGTTTAGATATCCCTGTACGCGCCTCATTTGAGCTTTTAGGTGAAGATGAGGCTTTTGATGATAAATTTGTGCAAGATGCAGGTTATCTTGTAGAGCCTCGGGTGCATTATGAGGCCAAAAATGGAAACCTATTTTATGATTTTGATATTGGTATCATCTGGGCGAGTGAGGCGTATCAATCAAAGTTTTTCTCGGTAAATCAGGAATTTGTAACAACCGACCGTGCATTCTATAAAGCCAGAAGCGGGTTATTGGGGCATAGATTATCATCAACAATTAAATATGAGACAGATAAGTGGCTTATCCTGAGTTATGTGAAATATATTGATCTTTCTAAAGGGAAGAACGAATTAAGCCCCCTCATCAAAAAAGATGATTATCTCCTTGGGGGGATAGGTTTCGTTCGCAAATTCAAAATATGGTAA
- the gmd gene encoding GDP-mannose 4,6-dehydratase — protein MKKALITGVTGQDGSYLAELLLDKGYEVHGIKRRSSSLNTQRVDHIYEYPQLENQRFKLHYGDLTDTSNLIRLLSDIEPDEIYNLGAQSHVAVSFETPEYTADVNGVGTLRLLEGIRILGLEKKTKFYQASTSELYGLVQEVPQTENTPFYPRSPYAVAKLYSFWITVNYREAYNIFACNGILFNHESPRRGETFVTRKITRGLAQIALGIEECLYLGNLDALRDWGHAKDYVRMQWMMLQQDEPHDFVIATGKQHSVREFFKWSAKALGIELEFTGNGIDEIGTVTAIEGDRAANVKVGQVILRIDSRYFRPAEVEKLLGDPSKAKKMLGWEPQISVQQMCKEMVDEDYQNTAMRYKYR, from the coding sequence GTGAAAAAAGCCCTAATAACTGGAGTTACAGGACAAGATGGTTCTTATCTAGCAGAGTTACTGCTTGATAAAGGTTATGAGGTCCATGGAATTAAACGTCGTTCTTCTTCCCTTAATACCCAGAGGGTAGATCATATTTATGAATACCCCCAATTAGAAAATCAGCGCTTTAAGCTGCATTATGGTGATTTGACAGATACAAGTAATTTAATACGCCTATTATCTGATATTGAACCTGACGAAATTTACAATTTAGGTGCTCAGAGCCATGTAGCTGTCAGTTTTGAAACACCCGAATACACAGCAGATGTAAATGGCGTTGGTACGTTAAGGTTGCTTGAGGGTATAAGAATTCTTGGCTTAGAAAAGAAAACTAAATTCTATCAGGCTTCTACATCTGAGCTATATGGGTTAGTCCAAGAAGTTCCCCAGACAGAAAACACACCTTTCTATCCACGCTCACCCTATGCAGTTGCTAAGCTTTATTCCTTTTGGATAACCGTTAATTATCGCGAGGCATATAATATCTTTGCATGCAATGGCATTCTCTTTAATCATGAAAGCCCACGTAGGGGGGAAACCTTCGTTACTCGAAAAATTACACGGGGTCTTGCCCAAATTGCTCTAGGTATAGAAGAGTGCCTCTATTTAGGCAATCTTGATGCATTGAGGGATTGGGGGCACGCTAAAGATTACGTGCGTATGCAGTGGATGATGTTACAACAAGACGAGCCACACGACTTTGTAATTGCAACTGGTAAGCAGCACTCAGTTCGAGAATTTTTCAAGTGGTCAGCGAAAGCATTAGGCATAGAGCTTGAATTTACAGGCAATGGTATCGATGAAATTGGAACTGTGACCGCAATTGAGGGTGACAGGGCTGCTAATGTTAAAGTTGGTCAAGTTATTTTAAGAATTGATAGTCGATATTTCCGGCCTGCTGAGGTCGAGAAGCTTTTGGGAGATCCTTCAAAGGCTAAAAAGATGCTTGGATGGGAACCCCAAATATCTGTCCAGCAGATGTGCAAAGAAATGGTCGATGAAGACTATCAAAACACAGCTATGAGATACAAATACAGGTAG
- a CDS encoding Wzz/FepE/Etk N-terminal domain-containing protein, with product MSESKVDIPADEIDLLELMKVLWDKKRIIATFTVIAAFISIIYAITLPNFFQAEALVAPAEDGKGGGMSGIAGQFGGLASLAGVALPDDGINKASLGLEVLKSRKFIREFVERHKIAPQLLAVQRWDAGTRKLELNSSLYDVKTKTWVNESYTPSNEQIYSAFMYALVIEEDTATDFIRIGFKHESPDIAAEWTGLVIKDLNNAIREQEIKEAESSIAYLRQQIDQTPLTELRKLFFNLIQSQTETMMLANVREEYVFKTIDPATVPESKSEPSRAIISLMGAFLGLFFAISYFVIDYFYSYRKSD from the coding sequence ATGTCTGAATCTAAGGTTGACATTCCAGCTGATGAAATAGACCTGCTGGAACTGATGAAAGTTCTATGGGATAAAAAAAGAATAATAGCTACCTTCACCGTTATCGCTGCCTTCATTTCTATTATTTATGCCATAACTTTACCTAATTTTTTCCAAGCTGAAGCGCTTGTTGCCCCTGCCGAAGATGGAAAAGGTGGAGGCATGTCTGGTATTGCAGGACAATTCGGGGGTCTCGCTTCTTTAGCTGGGGTTGCATTGCCAGATGATGGGATTAACAAGGCTTCCTTAGGGCTTGAGGTTCTGAAATCAAGAAAATTCATTCGTGAATTTGTCGAACGCCATAAAATCGCTCCTCAACTCCTGGCTGTTCAACGTTGGGATGCAGGGACAAGAAAGCTTGAGCTTAATTCCAGTTTATATGATGTTAAAACAAAAACATGGGTTAATGAGAGTTACACACCATCAAATGAGCAGATATACAGTGCCTTTATGTATGCTTTGGTGATTGAAGAGGATACTGCAACTGACTTTATCAGAATAGGGTTCAAACATGAGAGTCCTGACATTGCCGCAGAGTGGACAGGCTTGGTCATCAAGGATCTTAACAACGCCATTCGAGAACAAGAAATTAAGGAAGCAGAAAGTTCTATAGCTTATTTACGTCAACAAATAGATCAGACACCGCTTACAGAACTTCGTAAATTATTTTTTAATCTCATTCAGTCACAGACTGAAACTATGATGTTGGCAAATGTTCGTGAAGAATATGTTTTCAAAACTATAGACCCTGCAACAGTTCCTGAGTCCAAATCTGAACCTTCGCGGGCTATCATTAGTTTAATGGGAGCTTTTTTAGGTCTATTTTTTGCAATTTCATACTTTGTAATTGATTATTTTTATAGTTATCGTAAATCTGACTAA
- a CDS encoding YjbH domain-containing protein, which produces MNKIFKMALLLGPFFLLSSFFISFGAKAGDLGTTGIIDIPSARMMKDGYLRATVSKQDTVSVYSLNYQATPWFETTFRYVGFEDFFYYDRSYEAKIRLLEESNYLPQIAIGIRDVAGTGVYGSEYIVGSKKYGPLDVTLGVGWGRLAGKGDFDNPLKNISDRFEERSAVTGQGGEFSFDNFFSGKNAGIFGGLTYAVPNYPLKILAEYNPDEYNFQVGRGSKSPDTPYSFGLEWELFEDLHLAANYKHNDEFGFKISASLNTKQTSPKYPERFYKSTLDMKKNEFPEGYNPSSWYDRLLLDMSKAGLILMSADYEPEGEEINLEVSNKDYRSWPDAIGVALRLADLHLPQNFKSIAITVNEEGYRLHTLETIRPMNIHNDSVETFVNQLDILLPRQIKKPFRRTNFVKFRIPVDIALQNRLQLMDPDEPLRYQLYAQLKSTIPLPANFTIRSSIAVDLENNFDTIIRESDSVLPRVRSEMKKYYQQGETGVESFFLAYQNSINKITFIRLEAGIFEEMFSGIGGEVLFSKPQSRFATGASLHWAKKRDYDRQFDHLDYEAVTGFVSAYWATPLYNFDAALHVGQYLAEDKGATFELRRTFDNGWKVGVWATQTDVSAEDFGEGSFDKGLYFKVPLNALFGRDTRNNYQSRLRTIQRDGGARLEGFSGELWHSLRGARYDTLSNNKSRMKP; this is translated from the coding sequence ATGAATAAAATTTTTAAAATGGCCCTTCTACTAGGGCCATTTTTCTTATTATCATCTTTTTTCATATCCTTTGGTGCTAAAGCTGGGGATTTGGGAACAACCGGGATTATAGATATCCCTTCTGCTCGCATGATGAAAGATGGCTATCTACGTGCTACGGTCTCAAAACAAGACACAGTAAGCGTTTACTCTCTTAATTATCAAGCGACACCTTGGTTTGAAACAACTTTTAGGTATGTGGGGTTTGAAGACTTTTTTTACTATGACAGAAGTTACGAAGCCAAAATAAGGCTGTTGGAGGAAAGTAATTACTTACCTCAAATTGCTATTGGTATAAGGGATGTGGCTGGTACTGGAGTTTATGGTTCAGAATATATTGTTGGTTCCAAAAAATATGGTCCCCTAGATGTTACCCTAGGTGTTGGGTGGGGCCGCCTTGCTGGAAAAGGTGATTTTGATAACCCGTTAAAAAATATTTCTGATAGATTTGAAGAGCGAAGTGCTGTTACTGGCCAAGGTGGAGAGTTTAGTTTCGATAACTTCTTCAGCGGTAAAAATGCCGGAATTTTTGGAGGCCTAACATATGCTGTTCCTAATTACCCATTGAAAATTTTAGCTGAATACAATCCTGACGAGTATAACTTCCAGGTTGGAAGAGGTAGCAAATCCCCAGATACCCCATACAGCTTTGGCTTAGAGTGGGAGTTGTTTGAAGATCTTCATCTGGCTGCAAATTACAAACACAACGATGAATTTGGATTTAAGATTTCTGCGAGTTTAAATACAAAGCAAACTTCGCCAAAATATCCTGAAAGATTCTATAAATCCACTCTTGATATGAAAAAAAACGAGTTTCCCGAAGGCTATAATCCCTCGAGTTGGTATGATCGCTTATTGCTTGATATGAGCAAGGCAGGATTAATTTTAATGTCTGCAGACTACGAGCCTGAGGGGGAAGAAATTAATCTTGAGGTAAGTAATAAAGACTATAGAAGTTGGCCCGATGCTATTGGCGTTGCATTAAGATTGGCTGACCTTCACCTTCCGCAAAATTTTAAATCTATTGCAATTACTGTTAATGAGGAGGGGTACCGTCTTCATACATTGGAAACAATAAGGCCTATGAATATTCACAATGATAGTGTTGAAACTTTTGTAAATCAGTTGGATATATTATTACCTAGACAGATTAAAAAGCCGTTTCGTAGGACTAATTTTGTTAAATTTAGAATACCTGTTGATATTGCATTGCAAAACCGTCTGCAATTAATGGATCCCGATGAACCTCTAAGATACCAGTTATATGCCCAACTAAAATCTACAATACCTCTTCCAGCTAATTTTACTATTCGATCATCTATAGCAGTCGATTTGGAAAACAACTTCGATACAATAATTAGAGAAAGTGACTCAGTATTACCAAGGGTAAGATCGGAAATGAAAAAATATTATCAACAAGGTGAAACTGGCGTTGAAAGTTTTTTCTTAGCTTATCAAAATTCAATAAATAAGATCACCTTTATCAGGTTAGAGGCCGGTATTTTTGAGGAAATGTTTTCAGGTATAGGGGGAGAAGTTTTATTTTCTAAGCCTCAATCAAGGTTTGCAACGGGCGCTAGTTTGCATTGGGCAAAGAAAAGAGATTATGACCGTCAGTTTGACCATCTGGATTATGAAGCTGTTACCGGATTTGTGAGTGCTTATTGGGCGACACCGCTTTATAACTTTGATGCTGCGCTTCATGTTGGTCAATATCTTGCTGAGGATAAGGGGGCAACCTTTGAACTTCGACGAACTTTCGATAATGGATGGAAAGTAGGTGTTTGGGCTACACAGACAGACGTATCTGCTGAGGATTTTGGAGAGGGTAGTTTTGATAAAGGTCTTTACTTTAAAGTTCCTCTTAATGCATTATTTGGTCGTGATACAAGGAACAATTATCAATCTCGCCTCAGAACCATACAACGTGATGGTGGGGCAAGATTAGAGGGTTTTTCAGGTGAGTTGTGGCATAGCTTAAGAGGTGCTAGATATGACACTTTATCGAATAACAAGAGTAGAATGAAACCATGA